Genomic DNA from Paenibacillus sp. KS-LC4:
CCATTTTTGAAGTCGCTGTGCGTGACAATGAGCCTTCGGCAGAGTGGGAAAATCCGAGCAACACCCAGCATCAGCAAGCCTTTGTTGATGTGAGCGGCGAGCAGGGCGGACTTGTTGTAGCGAACCTCGGCTTGAATGAATACGAAGTGCTGCGCGACGGGCGCAATACGATTGCTGTTACGCTGCTTCGGTCGGTTTCCGAGCTTGGCGACTGGGGCGTATTCCCGACTCCAGAAGCACAATGCCTTGGCGAGCAAAGCTTCCGTCTGTCGATCATTCCGCATAACGGCGACGGCGCTTCATCAGGTGCTTATGCACAGGCTTATCAATTCCAAGTGCCTTGGACGGCGAGCCAAACAGCGGTTCATGCAGGCGTGCTTGCACCTGTTGGCGGCTTGCTTGCTTGGGAAGGCGACAGCATGGCCTTCTCCTCGCTGAAAGTAAGCCAGCAGTCCGGCGACGCTGTGCTGCGCTGGTTTAATATGAAGCAGCAGGCGGCTGAGCTCAGCTTGTCGGATGCAGGCTTTATTGGCGGCAATGCTGCTGTTTTCAAGCAGCTGTATAAGAGCGATGTGCTGGAGCGTATAGGTGAAGCGATTGAAGTGAGCGCTGAGCAAGGGGCAGCTTTGAAGGTTGGTCCTTGTGAGATTGTGACGGTTGGGTTTAAGCTTTAGTATATGAGAGAGTATGCTTTATAAAAGTAGAAGGGAGGCCCTTATTGCCGTCAAGTTGAGGCGTAAGGGTCTTTTTTGTGGTTTGTTAGAGAAAACTAGCAGTTTGGCTGAGCTTTTTCGGGGAAAAGGAAATAGGTGAAAAAGAGTGAATTTTATCGTTACATGCAACAAATGGGGTGTGGTCGACAAACAATAATCACCCTCGATAAAGTTCGGGCCTATCACTCTTTTCCTATGATTTCTTCATAACAACACTGCTGACACACTGTTACTACTGACACACTGTTGTCAGTAGTGTTTTTGTATAGTAGGAGTAATTAATCGTAAAGGAGTAGGAGTAGGAGTAGGAGTAGGAGTAGGAGTAGGAGTAAGTGCGAAGCATTTTTGGTCCAAAATGCTATGTACGGTATTGTATCACTTATTATTAGGAAGGATGATATTTCGTGAATTTTGCTTCTGTACGCATCATTACTGATGATGTGGATCGTCTCGTCGAGTTCTATGAGAAAATTACGGGTGTCGCGGCGGAACGCCCAGCGCCGGTCTTTGCCGAACTCGTTATGCCATCGTGCACCCTGGCGATCGGCCACACCCAGACGGTGCAGCTGTTCGGCGCGGGTTCCGCTATGGCGGCCAATAATTACACTGTCATCATCGAGTTCCATGTCCACAATGTTGATGCCGAATATGAGCGCTTGAAGCCGTTTGTCAAAGAGTGGGTAAAGGAACCTACCACAATGCCGTGGGGGAATCGTGCTGTGCTGTTTCGCGATCCTGACGGCAATCTTGTTAACCTCTTCACGCCGGTGACCGAGGAAGCAATTAAACGGTTCGGTGGCAGGTATTGAAGAACAGTTAAAGTGAATGAGGCGAATTTCGTAATTCGTAATTTTACTGACTGCTGAATGAGACCATAGCGACGGGCTATGGTCTCTTCATTTTGTCTAGGTACTTCATAATTTTAGAGATAGGGACCTATTTCGCGATCTTCGCAGACGCTGGTAGCCTATTTGTAATTGTGCAATCCTTAGGGCATCTTTGTGAATATAGGAGGTGCTCGCATCCTTGGCGGGCTGACGTTCCGCTATTGGAGCATTTTTCCCCGTTTTGGCAGATGAGCGGACAGGAAAGCGCTTATTTCCTTGATTATTGTGTTAAAAAAGGGATTCGGGTGCCCTTAGCGACTGCTGTGTCCGCGAGCCCCTCCTAAAACGACAAATGAAGGATATAGCGGTTGCTGTGTCCGCCAAAGCTCAGTTGCCATCTTATCGCCTAAATGCGATCGAAACCGAAACCGAAACCGAAACCGAAACCGAAACCGAAACCGAAACCGAAACCGAAACCGAAACCGAAACCGAAACCGAAACCGAAACCGAAACCGAACAGTTTAGCTCAAACTCCTGCCACTTTCCCGTCACACTCTCGTTTTCAACGTTCGAAGGCTAACTCAGGCTTCAATGTCACAGCTAAATACAGCTCTAAAACTATAGTTTTACCTCGCAGAATCCCTATCTCGCATTAACTCTATCCCGCAGAATCCCTATCTCACAGTAACCCTACCCCGCAGTAAACCTGCCCCTAGAGCGGCTATCCGCCTGCTCTTTAATGAGGTCTGCCGTCAGCTGACCCGACAGCGTAACCATCGGCACGCCGCCGCCGGGGTGAGTGGAGCCGCCGACAAAATACAAGTTGTCGAGCAGC
This window encodes:
- a CDS encoding VOC family protein; the protein is MNFASVRIITDDVDRLVEFYEKITGVAAERPAPVFAELVMPSCTLAIGHTQTVQLFGAGSAMAANNYTVIIEFHVHNVDAEYERLKPFVKEWVKEPTTMPWGNRAVLFRDPDGNLVNLFTPVTEEAIKRFGGRY